In Drosophila simulans strain w501 chromosome 3R, Prin_Dsim_3.1, whole genome shotgun sequence, a single window of DNA contains:
- the LOC6728291 gene encoding uncharacterized protein LOC6728291 codes for MSLNCPVHNKDSSGLNITRSATSDDAKIAMCACLELANCRAENCQLKQKLTEYEAKISSLEHLVATIAEEQLQIRQEVIELRNEAQGATMETADELEPSDNLSVNPQEEMYDEDEYDPDSESEYNAVQSPNPSVHSSLASLVSLNISSTSSMELNVLTLNDNSDSDCIYSENEDF; via the exons ATGTCCCTCAATTGCCCGGTTCATAATAAGGACTCTAGTGGCTTAAACAT TACCAGGTCCGCAACCTCGGACGACGCCAAGATCGCCATGTGCGCCTGTTTGGAATTGGCCAACTGTCGGGCCGAAAACTGTCAGCTGAAGCAGAAACTGACCGAGTACGAGGCCAAGATCAGCAGTCTCGAGCATCTGGTGGCCACCATCGCGGAGGAGCAGCTCCAGATTCGCCAAGAAGTGATCGAATTGCGCAACGAGGCTCAGGGTGCAACGATGGAAACCGCCGACGAGTTGGAGCCTTCGGACAACTTATCCGTGAACCCGCAAGAGGAAATGTACGATGAGGATGAATACGATCCGGATTCAGAATCCGAGTACAATGCCGTCCAGTCTCCCAATCCCTCAGTACATTCTTCGTTGGCCTCGCTGGTCTCATTGAATATTTCATCCACCAGCTCCATGGAGCTGAATGTTCTAACTCTAAATGATAACTCAGATTCCGATTGCATATACAGCGAAAATGAGGATTTCTAA
- the LOC6728292 gene encoding probable cytochrome P450 304a1, with protein sequence MITETLLAICTAVFLCLSYRYAVGRPAGFPPGPPRIPLFGSYLFMLIINYKYLHKAALTLSRWYKSDIIGLHVGPFPVAVVHSADGVREILNNQVFDGRPQLFVAAMRDPGQDVRGIFFQDGPLWKEQRRFILRYLRDFGFGRRFDQLELVIQEQLNDMLELIRNGPKYPHEHEMVKPGGYRVLLPLLFNPFSANAHFHIVYNECLSREEMGRLVKLCQMGIQFQRNADDYGRMLSIMPWIRHIWPEWSGYNKLNESNLFVRQFFADFVDKYMDSYEEGVERNFMDVYIAEMRRGPGYGFNRDQLIMGLVDFSFPAFTAVGVQLSLLVQYLMLYPAVLRRIQNEIDEVVGCGRLPNLEDRKNLPYTEATIREGLRIETLVPSDVPHKALEDTELLGYRIPKDTIVVPSLYAFHSDARTWSDPEQFRPERFLDSEGKLCLKLDVSLPFGAGKRLCAGETFARNMLFLVTATMCQHFDFVLGPNDRLPDLSQNLNGLIISPPDFWLQLQDRH encoded by the exons ATGATCACGGAAACTCTCCTGGCGATCTGCACGGCGGTGTTCCTCTGCCTTTCGTATCGATATGCAGTGGGTCGACCCGCCGGCTTTCCACCCG GTCCTCCAAGGATTCCGCTGTTCGGCAGCTACCTCTTCATGCTGATCATCAACTATAAGTATCTGCACAAGGCGGCTCTGACCCTCAGTCGGTGGTACAAGTCGGATATCATTGGACTGCATGTGGGTCCATTTCCGGTGGCCGTTGTCCACAGTGCGGATGGAGTGCGCGAGATCCTCAACAATCAGGTGTTCGATGGACGGCCGCAGCTGTTCGTGGCCGCCATGCGTGATCCCGGCCAAGATGTGCGAG GCATCTTTTTCCAGGATGGCCCCCTGTGGAAGGAGCAGCGTCGCTTCATCCTGCGCTACTTGAGGGACTTTGGCTTCGGACGACGATTCGACCAACTGGAGCTGGTCATCCAGGAGCAGTTGAACGACATGCTGGAGCTGATCCGCAACGGTCCAAAGTATCCGCATGAGCACGAGATGGTGAAACCCGGAGGATATCGCGTGCTCCTGCCGCTGCTCTTCAATCCGTTCTCGGCCAACGCCCACTTTCACATTGTGTACAATGAGTGCCTGAGTCGCGAGGAAATGGGCAGATTGGTGAAGCTCTGCCAGATGGGCATACAGTTCCAGCGAAATGCGGACGACTACGGCAGAATGTTGAGCATAATGCCCTGGATCCGGCACATTTGGCCCGAATGGAGTGGCTACAACAAGCTGAACGAGTCCAACCTATTCGTGCGCCAGTTCTTTGCCGACTTCGTGGATAAGTATATGGACAGCTACGAAGAGGGTGTGGAGCGCAACTTCATGGATGTCTATATAGCTGAGATGCGCCGAGGTCCGGGATATGGTTTCAATCGGGATCAATTGATCATGGGCCTGGTGGACTTCTCATTTCCGGCCTTCACTGCCGTCGGAGTGCAGCTATCGCTACTTGTCCAGTATCTCATGCTGTATCCGGCAGTTCTGCGGCGGATTCAGAACGAGATCGACGAGGTGGTGGGATGCGGTCGACTGCCCAACCTAGAGGATCGCAAGAACCTGCCCTACACGGAGGCCACCATTCGCGAGGGTCTGCGCATCGAGACGCTGGTTCCCTCGGATGTGCCGCACAAGGCACTGGAGGACACCGAATTGCTGGGCTACCGGATACCCAAG GACACCATTGTCGTGCCCAGCCTGTATGCCTTCCACTCGGACGCCCGTACTTGGTCGGATCCAGAGCAGTTCCGGCCGGAGAGGTTCCTGGACTCGGAGGGCAAGCTCTGCCTGAAGCTGGATGTCTCGCTGCCCTTTGGAGCGGGAAAACGGCTCTGTGCCGGCGAGACATTTGCGCGCAACATGCTCTTCCTGGTGACGGCGACCATGTGCCAGCACTTTGACTTCGTCCTGGGCCCCAATGATCGGCTGCCCGATCTCTCCCAGAACCTTAACGGACTGATTATTTCGCCACCAGATTTCTGGCTGCAACTACAGGATCGGCATTGA
- the LOC6728293 gene encoding kinetochore protein Spc25 codes for MAIIMAESSYERRVKALYEKQIRMEALEAKFIKKVYKFNSNLLDVKEAACRHQRKVGKLQKVLMERREELDKRVSFIEELDRELEATKLRDLAMKDRIKQQKMLARQRKNEIMESIHTLSKTTETYINQDALPARVKGVTVLRGDKRNQLIPFDLKSTDVEGLDSLCQHLESLNVDIAQWQQLISLAMDVAMESRAPTTPPKEAANCNSIIEIDLTSPTCHI; via the exons ATGGCAATTATTATGGCCGAATCGAGTTACGAAAGGCGTGTTAAGGCTTTGTACGAGAAACAAATTCGCATGGAAGCCCTCGAGGCGAAATTCATCAAAAAGGTCTATAAATTCAACAGCAATTTGT tgGATGTCAAGGAAGCAGCTTGTCGCCATCAGCGGAAAGTGGGAAAGTTGCAAAAAGTGCTCATGGAACGGCGGGAGGAGTTGGACAAGCGAGTTTCCTTCATAGAGGAACTTGATCGAGAACTGGAGGCCACCAAACTCCGCGATTTGGCCATGAAAGATCGGATTAAACAGCAGAAAATGCTGGCCAGACAGCGCAAAAACGAAATCATGGAAAG catTCACACGCTGTCGAAGACAACAGAAACCTACATAAATCAAGATGCGCTGCCGGCACGTGTGAAGGGTGTCACTGTACTCCGTGGCGATAAACGCAACCAGTTGATACCCTTTGATCTGAAGTCGACCGATGTGGAAGGACTGGACTCACTGTGCCAGCATCTCGAGAGTCTAAATGTCGACATTGCGCAGTGGCAACAACTCATCTCGCTGGCCATGGACGTGGCTATGGAGTCACGTGCTCCCACTACTCCGCCCAAGGAAGCGGCCAATTGCAACTCCATAATTGAGATTGATCTCACATCGCCGACGTGCCACATCTGA
- the LOC6728294 gene encoding probable aminopeptidase NPEPL1 isoform X2, which translates to MRLLLGVQAIRNHLARTYSSARFKKMATDVKFNESLGCTDPQTHPVLIIGQLRHLNLLKFSHLESKLSPRVNEETFLNAVACLHPAPTDKVSLYLDVATVAALPLKSSRHNTASRAHAITRLVKNHVLNVSEESVVLVCERENLFASACAVVRAFPLYSRKTGNLLASSQSKNLGCGDGNANSGRNVVNVEFVLINKDGCIENEPLTDDELNCLNETTRAIRMTARLVDMPCNEMNVDHFIQEVEDVGRELCITPKVIRGEKLLEQGFGGIYGVGKAAAVPPALVVLSHEPKGAQETIALVGKGIVYDTGGLSIKAKTGMPGMKRDCGGAAAILGAFYAAVQCGFRDNLHAVFCLAENSVGPNATRPDDIHTLYSGRTVEINNTDAEGRLVLADGVCYANKDLKANIILDMATLTGAQGVATGKYHGAVLTNSETWEAKSLQAGRKSGDLLASIIYCPELHFSEFASAIADMKNSVADRQNAQSSCAGLFIAAHLGFDYPGTWIHVDMATPVHCGERATGYGVALLLTLFGGHTDSKLLQSIAPTDEEPPLKRCCRD; encoded by the exons ATGCGTTTGCTGCTCGGCGTCCAGGCAATACGCAaccatctcgctcgcacctACAGCAGCGCCCGCTTCAAAAAG ATGGCCACGGACGTGAAGTTTAACGAGTCGCTGGGCTGCACTGATCCGCAGACACATCCGGTCCTGATCATCGGCCAGCTGCGCCATCTGAATCTGCTGAAGTTCAGTCATCTTGAGAGCAAACTCAGTCCGCGCGTCAACGAGGAGACATTCCTGAATGCCGTCGCTTGTCTGCATCCCGCGCCCACCGATAAGGTATCCCTCTACCTCGATGTGGCCACCGTGGCTGCCCTGCCGTTGAAGTCATCCCGGCACAATACGGCATCCCGGGCTCATGCCATCACTCGTCTGGTGAAGAACCATGTGCTGAACGTTTCCGAGGAGAGCGTGGTGCTGGTCTGCGAGCGGGAGAATCTATTCGCCAGCGCCTGTGCGGTGGTTCGCGCTTTTCCACTCTATTCCCGCAAAACGGGCAATCTGCTGGCCTCAAGTCAGTCCAAAAATCTTGGATGCGGCGATGGAAACGCAAATTCAGGACGCAACGTAGTCAATGTTGAGTTTGTGCTAATCAACAAGGATGGCTGCATTGAGAACGAGCCTTTAACAGACGACGAGCTAAATTGCCTGAATGAGACCACACGGGCAATTCGAATGACTGCTCGCCTTGTAGACATGCCCTGCAACGAGATGAACGTCGACCACTTCATCCAGGAAGTCGAGGATGTGGGCAGGGAGCTGTGCATTACGCCAAAAGTAATCCGTGGCGAGAAGCTGCTGGAGCAAGGATTTGGCGGCATTTACGGCGTGGGCAAAGCTGCGGCTGTGCCGCCTGCCCTCGTTGTGCTCTCCCATGAGCCAAAGGGCGCCCAGGAGACCATCGCTCTGGTCGGCAAGGGCATCGTCTACGACACCGGTGGCCTCAGCATCAAGGCCAAGACCGGCATGCCCGGCATGAAGCGCGATTGCGGCGGAGCGGCGGCGATTCTCGGAGCCTTCTACGCGGCTGTCCAGTGCGGATTCAGGGATAACTTGCATGCCGTCTTCTGCCTGGCGGAGAACTCCGTGGGTCCAAATGCTACTCG CCCCGATGACATACACACCCTTTACTCGGGCCGCACAGTGGAGATCAACAACACGGATGCTGAGGGTCGCTTGGTGCTCGCCGATGGCGTTTGCTACGCCAACAAGGATCTGAAGGCCAACATTATTCTCGACATGGCTACATTGACTGGAGCTCAG GGCGTTGCAACAGGCAAATATCATGGTGCCGTATTGACAAACTCGGAGACATGGGAGGCAAAGTCGTTGCAGGCTGGACGCAAATCCGGCGATTTATTGGcatcaataatttattgcccCGAATTGCATTTCTCGGAATTCGCTTCGGCCATTGCCGATATGAAAAACTCGGTGGCG GATCGTCAGAACGCCCAGTCCTCATGCGCCGGATTGTTTATTGCTGCCCATCTGGGCTTCGACTATCCCGGCACCTGGATCCACGTCGATATGGCCACTCCCGTCCATTGT GGGGAGCGAGCCACTGGGTACGGAGTCGCCCTGTTGTTGACCCTCTTTGGAGGGCACACCGACTCCAAGCTGCTCCAATCCATCGCCCCCACCGACGAGGAGCCGCCCTTGAAGCGCTGTTGCCGCGATTAA
- the LOC6728294 gene encoding probable aminopeptidase NPEPL1 isoform X1: MEPYPNGFLSYTVAVHLKSPQHQMEEALRQGAGCWNAMSSREKNRYRTKYQKRYVSNSSTSRHRRQSVKLKQMGCCRKNTVPKCSRKPRTPACRPRSISRCTQKCSTIRSRRKCMLKKSPESMATDVKFNESLGCTDPQTHPVLIIGQLRHLNLLKFSHLESKLSPRVNEETFLNAVACLHPAPTDKVSLYLDVATVAALPLKSSRHNTASRAHAITRLVKNHVLNVSEESVVLVCERENLFASACAVVRAFPLYSRKTGNLLASSQSKNLGCGDGNANSGRNVVNVEFVLINKDGCIENEPLTDDELNCLNETTRAIRMTARLVDMPCNEMNVDHFIQEVEDVGRELCITPKVIRGEKLLEQGFGGIYGVGKAAAVPPALVVLSHEPKGAQETIALVGKGIVYDTGGLSIKAKTGMPGMKRDCGGAAAILGAFYAAVQCGFRDNLHAVFCLAENSVGPNATRPDDIHTLYSGRTVEINNTDAEGRLVLADGVCYANKDLKANIILDMATLTGAQGVATGKYHGAVLTNSETWEAKSLQAGRKSGDLLASIIYCPELHFSEFASAIADMKNSVADRQNAQSSCAGLFIAAHLGFDYPGTWIHVDMATPVHCGERATGYGVALLLTLFGGHTDSKLLQSIAPTDEEPPLKRCCRD; encoded by the exons ATGGAACCGTATCCAAACGGCTTTTTAAGTTACACAGTGGCTGTACATCTTAAATCCCCGCAACACCAAATGGAGGAGGCACTGCGTCAGGGAGCGGGCTGCTGGAACGCAATGAGTTCGCGAGAAAAGAACCGGTACCGAACGAAA TACCAGAAACGATATGTCAGCAACAGCTCCACTTCGCGTCATCGGCGTCAATCGgtgaaactcaaacaaatGGGATGCTGCCGCAAGAATACAGTGCCCAAGTGTTCCCGGAAGCCCAGGACTCCGGCCTGCAGGCCAAGGAGCATCAGTAGGTGTACCCAGAAATGCAGCACCATCCGCTCGAGGCGTAAATGCATGCTGAAGAAGTCACCAGAAAGC ATGGCCACGGACGTGAAGTTTAACGAGTCGCTGGGCTGCACTGATCCGCAGACACATCCGGTCCTGATCATCGGCCAGCTGCGCCATCTGAATCTGCTGAAGTTCAGTCATCTTGAGAGCAAACTCAGTCCGCGCGTCAACGAGGAGACATTCCTGAATGCCGTCGCTTGTCTGCATCCCGCGCCCACCGATAAGGTATCCCTCTACCTCGATGTGGCCACCGTGGCTGCCCTGCCGTTGAAGTCATCCCGGCACAATACGGCATCCCGGGCTCATGCCATCACTCGTCTGGTGAAGAACCATGTGCTGAACGTTTCCGAGGAGAGCGTGGTGCTGGTCTGCGAGCGGGAGAATCTATTCGCCAGCGCCTGTGCGGTGGTTCGCGCTTTTCCACTCTATTCCCGCAAAACGGGCAATCTGCTGGCCTCAAGTCAGTCCAAAAATCTTGGATGCGGCGATGGAAACGCAAATTCAGGACGCAACGTAGTCAATGTTGAGTTTGTGCTAATCAACAAGGATGGCTGCATTGAGAACGAGCCTTTAACAGACGACGAGCTAAATTGCCTGAATGAGACCACACGGGCAATTCGAATGACTGCTCGCCTTGTAGACATGCCCTGCAACGAGATGAACGTCGACCACTTCATCCAGGAAGTCGAGGATGTGGGCAGGGAGCTGTGCATTACGCCAAAAGTAATCCGTGGCGAGAAGCTGCTGGAGCAAGGATTTGGCGGCATTTACGGCGTGGGCAAAGCTGCGGCTGTGCCGCCTGCCCTCGTTGTGCTCTCCCATGAGCCAAAGGGCGCCCAGGAGACCATCGCTCTGGTCGGCAAGGGCATCGTCTACGACACCGGTGGCCTCAGCATCAAGGCCAAGACCGGCATGCCCGGCATGAAGCGCGATTGCGGCGGAGCGGCGGCGATTCTCGGAGCCTTCTACGCGGCTGTCCAGTGCGGATTCAGGGATAACTTGCATGCCGTCTTCTGCCTGGCGGAGAACTCCGTGGGTCCAAATGCTACTCG CCCCGATGACATACACACCCTTTACTCGGGCCGCACAGTGGAGATCAACAACACGGATGCTGAGGGTCGCTTGGTGCTCGCCGATGGCGTTTGCTACGCCAACAAGGATCTGAAGGCCAACATTATTCTCGACATGGCTACATTGACTGGAGCTCAG GGCGTTGCAACAGGCAAATATCATGGTGCCGTATTGACAAACTCGGAGACATGGGAGGCAAAGTCGTTGCAGGCTGGACGCAAATCCGGCGATTTATTGGcatcaataatttattgcccCGAATTGCATTTCTCGGAATTCGCTTCGGCCATTGCCGATATGAAAAACTCGGTGGCG GATCGTCAGAACGCCCAGTCCTCATGCGCCGGATTGTTTATTGCTGCCCATCTGGGCTTCGACTATCCCGGCACCTGGATCCACGTCGATATGGCCACTCCCGTCCATTGT GGGGAGCGAGCCACTGGGTACGGAGTCGCCCTGTTGTTGACCCTCTTTGGAGGGCACACCGACTCCAAGCTGCTCCAATCCATCGCCCCCACCGACGAGGAGCCGCCCTTGAAGCGCTGTTGCCGCGATTAA